TAGCGCGCCGCCCTGTCACGGCGGAGGTCGCGGGTTCGAGTCCCGTCGGGGTCGCAACAGCAAACGGCTGGTTCAGTCGGGAGCGAACGGCCAGGTAGCTCAGTTGGTACGAGCGTCCGCCTGAAAAGCGGAAGGTCGCCGGTTCGATCCCGGCCCTGGCCACCAAATGGTGCTCCGCGCAGTCAAGCCCCTACCCGTTTCGGGTGGGGGCTTTTCCGTTTATTCCGGTGACGGCAGCCGGTGCCCGGTTGGGCCGTCGAGTAGGCCGAAGCGGTGACCACGTGACGGGGCGGAACCCCGGCGACGAGACCGTGGTCGAGAAAGCAGCGCGGACTCCGATCCCCGACCGGTCATGGCTCGTTCGGTGGCGGTGCAATCCCCAGCATGTTCCACGTCTTGAAACGCGGTGGTTCTCGCCCGAGGAACGAGCCATATTCGGACTAGTCCGGCTGGCCCAATGCGATACGGTGCTATTCAGACTGCTTTGCGAAGCGCCCAATCGATTCCTTGACTAGCTCAACATATCAATGCCGTAACGCCTCGCCGTGTCGCATCGGATTTCCTTGCTCACCGATAGTCGATCACGGGAACGCAATTTCGCATTTACTCATTCGAGTGCCGCAGGCGAAGCCGGGTCGAATCGCGTTATTTGATCGCGCAACGTGACTAAAGTCGCTGAATAGTGTGATCCTTTTCGCGCCCAATGGATTAGTGCGCTTCTGGGTCCGCGCTCAGCCCTGCGGTGCCGTTGGATGTTTCACTGCCTTCACAGCGCAGAGTCTGAGGAAGACAGGGATTCCCACACCGGTGATGACGACCCGCGCGGGGGCGGGTCAGCATTCACAGCCGGGCCCAGGCCAACCGCTGGTGCTCTGGAGTCGGAAAGCAGCACCCGACTCCGACGGCAGTCACTCGGCAGGCGTTTCACGCCGTAGTCCGTCGATGTGTTCGACCCTCGCGAACAGAAACGGGTGAGAAGCCAGGTGAATGACAGACAGGCGGTGCACATCGTCCCGAGCGAGCCGCGCCTCGACGTCGTCCCCACGGTCCTTCGAGCGTCCACCGATGCATGGCAGCGCAGGCACCGCCGCCATGTCATCCTCGCCGACCATCTGACCACGCTGTCCGTCGTCACCGTCGCAGCCGTGACAATGCTGCGCAGTGGCTCCACGGCGGCGGTCGCGCCCGGCTGGAACGCCGCGGCGTTGGTCCTCTCCGCCGTCATCACGGCGGCCTGTGTGCTGGGAGCGTTGTTCGTCTCCCATGCGTGGGATCCCCGCGGCCTCGGCCACGGCGCCGAGGAGTACCGCCGGGTCGGGCGGGCGCTGCTCTCCACGATGGTGTTCCTGGCTCTGATCGGTTTCGCGTGGCAGCTCACCGTGCTGCGCCCCTGGATCTTCGTCGTCGTTCCGTTGATCGGACTGACGGCGCTGCCCGTTCGCTATGTCATCCGACAGGCGCTGCATCGCCGTCGGCGTGCCGGGCAATGCCTGCTACCGGTGCTCGCCGCAGGGGGTGTCGAGACCTTGCGCGAGCTGATCGCCAGAACGCGACGCGAACCGCACAGCGGCTGGCGGATCGACGGTGTGTGCATCACCAGGGACAGCTGGTCCGGACTGATGGCCTGGGAACGCGGTGAGATCGACGGCGTCCCGGTCGTCGGCACCATCGATGAACTCGCCGAGCTCGTCGGTGCGGGTGGCTACCGCGTGGTCGCACTCGCGCCCGATCCCTATTGGACACCGGGACGGATCCAACGTCTTGCCTGGCAGCTGGAGGGCAGCGACGCGGAGATGGTCGTCGCCCCGATGCTGCTCGAGGTCACCGGGCCCCGACTCAATGTCGCTCCGGTGTTCGGACTGCCGTTGCTCTGGGTCAGCCAGCCGACCTTCACCGGGGTGAAGCGGGTGGTCAAGGACTGCGTCGACCGGATCGTCGCGGTGTTGCTGCTGCTGTTGGCCGCGCCGTTGTTCCTGGTCATCGCGGTGTTGATCCGCATCGACAGCGGTGGACCAATCCTGTACCGCCAACGGCGCGTCGGTCGAGAGGGCCGGATATTCACGATGATCAAATTCCGTTCGATGGTCCAGGGCGCGCATCGGCTGCGTGCCGGGATGGACCCTGGCGACGACCAGGGCGCGGGGCCGATGTTCAAGATGCGCCGTGATCCGAGGATCACCAAGGTCGGGGCGGTGCTGCGGCGCTACTCGATCGACGAGCTTCCCCAACTGTTCAACGTGGTCACCGGCTCGATGTCGTTGGTAGGGCCGCGCCCACCGCTGCCGGAGGAGGTCGAGCACTACGACCCGGCCGCGCGCCGCCGGTTGTTGGTGAAGCCGGGGCTCACCGGGCTGTGGCAGGTCAGCGGTCGAAGCGACCTGTCCTGGGAGGAGTCGGTCCGGCTCGACCTGCGTTATGTGGAGAACTGGTCGCTCGCCCTGGACTTCGTGATCCTGTGGAAGACCGTCTGGGCCGTGGTCCGGGGCCAGGGGGCGTACTGATGAACTGCCGACTGTGTGGCCGGACCGAGCTGGTCAGCATGCTGGACCTCGGCGCGACGCCGCCCTGTGAACGATTCCTGACGGCGGCCGAACTGGACCGACCGGAACCGAGCTATCCGCTGCACCTCCGGGTGTGCTCGGCCTGCCTGCTCGTGCAGCTGCCCGCGCTGATCACTCCCGAGGACACCTTCTCCGAGTACGCGTACTTCTCGTCCTACTCCACCTCCTGGGTGGCGCACGCCGAACGCTTCGTCGCCGACGCCGTCGACCGCTTGCAGCTGGGATCGGATTCCTACCTGGTCGAGGTGGCGAGCAACGATGGCTACCTGCTCTCCCACGTCGTCGACCGGGGTATCCGCTGTCTCGGTATCGAGCCGTCGGCCAACGTCGGCGCCGCGGCCAGGGACCGGGGCGTTCCCACCCATACCGCCTTCCTAGACGCGGCCTCGGGCGCCCGATTGCGCGCCGAGCACGGGCCTGCCGACCTGGTGGTCGCCAACAACGTCTACGCGCATGTGCCCGATCTCGTCGGCTTCACCTCGGGGCTGCGGGCGCTGGTCGCCGACGACGGCTGGATCAGCATCGAGGTCCAACACCTGCTCAGCCTGGTGCGGCACCGACAGTTCGACACGGTCTACCACGAGCATTTCCAGTACTACACGGTTCGATCGGCGCAACTGGCCCTGGCCACCGGCGGGCTGGCGGTCGTCGACGTCGAGACCTTGCCGACCCACGGCGGCTCGATCCGACTCTGGGCGCGCCCCGCCGAGGTGGCAGGCGAGCCATCG
This Actinoalloteichus hymeniacidonis DNA region includes the following protein-coding sequences:
- a CDS encoding sugar transferase, with translation MNDRQAVHIVPSEPRLDVVPTVLRASTDAWQRRHRRHVILADHLTTLSVVTVAAVTMLRSGSTAAVAPGWNAAALVLSAVITAACVLGALFVSHAWDPRGLGHGAEEYRRVGRALLSTMVFLALIGFAWQLTVLRPWIFVVVPLIGLTALPVRYVIRQALHRRRRAGQCLLPVLAAGGVETLRELIARTRREPHSGWRIDGVCITRDSWSGLMAWERGEIDGVPVVGTIDELAELVGAGGYRVVALAPDPYWTPGRIQRLAWQLEGSDAEMVVAPMLLEVTGPRLNVAPVFGLPLLWVSQPTFTGVKRVVKDCVDRIVAVLLLLLAAPLFLVIAVLIRIDSGGPILYRQRRVGREGRIFTMIKFRSMVQGAHRLRAGMDPGDDQGAGPMFKMRRDPRITKVGAVLRRYSIDELPQLFNVVTGSMSLVGPRPPLPEEVEHYDPAARRRLLVKPGLTGLWQVSGRSDLSWEESVRLDLRYVENWSLALDFVILWKTVWAVVRGQGAY
- a CDS encoding class I SAM-dependent methyltransferase, with the translated sequence MMNCRLCGRTELVSMLDLGATPPCERFLTAAELDRPEPSYPLHLRVCSACLLVQLPALITPEDTFSEYAYFSSYSTSWVAHAERFVADAVDRLQLGSDSYLVEVASNDGYLLSHVVDRGIRCLGIEPSANVGAAARDRGVPTHTAFLDAASGARLRAEHGPADLVVANNVYAHVPDLVGFTSGLRALVADDGWISIEVQHLLSLVRHRQFDTVYHEHFQYYTVRSAQLALATGGLAVVDVETLPTHGGSIRLWARPAEVAGEPSARMLAVLAAESEAGMHDLAGHTGFGAAASALRLELLEFLLDAARSGRTVVGYGAPGKGNTLLNYCGIRPDLLRYTVDRNPYKHGRFTPGTRIPILAPEQLAIDRPDYVLVLPWNLRTELTEALGYIGDWGGRLVFPIPQLDVVDPTPRPVRSSR